The following proteins come from a genomic window of Sulfitobacter indolifex:
- a CDS encoding acetate--CoA ligase family protein: MSDLERLLRPRSIAVVGGGAWCDSVIEQNQKIGFKGDIWPVHPTKGIVGGLPAFKTLADLPEAPDATFIGVNRTATIGLVGELNQMGAGGAVCFASGFKETADGAVLNDQLLAAAGDMPILGPNCYGVLNAVDQVALWPDQHGLVPVETGVAILTQSSNIAINLTMQQRGLPIAYTITAGNQAQQGLASIAQTVIRDDRVTALGLYIESFGDLAAFEELSRLSRALGKPIVALKVGRSEESQLATISHTASLAGSSAGSDAVLARLGIARVGSPAALLETLKLFHCHKRLSGARIASLSCSGGEASVIADTAAQYGLTFPPLTSESTNTLSQHLSSLVNLANPLDYHTQIWRDKAAMTAVFAAMTGEDIDLTLVVLDFPRLDSCTADDWMIAIEAIEDAAIQTGRPFGVVGSIVENLPEAIAKRLLGAGIVPLCDFGTTCEAISAACMPINRDHQPLLRAPSFAATTSVTEGDAKLTLAAYGMDVPKIRAGIAQADVVDCAEKIGFPVVLKGEGVAHKTEAGAVKLHLANAAQVRAAAQEMQAETFLVEEMITGTVAELLIGVVADPAHGFVLTLAAGGTLTEILEDGQSLLLPTTDADIRHALRQLRINPLLIGFRGGEPANIDAIVDAVVRLQNFVTDHADEVAEIEINPLICTKDRAIIADALLVKGTT; the protein is encoded by the coding sequence ATGAGCGATCTCGAACGTCTCCTCCGACCGCGATCCATTGCCGTGGTCGGCGGCGGGGCATGGTGTGACTCCGTGATCGAGCAGAACCAGAAAATTGGGTTTAAGGGCGATATTTGGCCCGTTCATCCCACGAAAGGCATTGTCGGTGGTTTGCCAGCGTTCAAGACGCTTGCTGATTTGCCGGAGGCACCGGATGCCACATTTATCGGTGTGAACCGCACCGCTACCATCGGACTGGTCGGCGAACTGAACCAGATGGGTGCAGGGGGCGCGGTGTGTTTTGCCAGCGGGTTCAAAGAGACGGCCGACGGCGCGGTTTTGAATGACCAACTGCTGGCCGCAGCGGGCGACATGCCCATCCTTGGGCCAAATTGCTACGGGGTTCTAAATGCCGTTGATCAGGTCGCGCTTTGGCCTGATCAACATGGGTTGGTTCCCGTGGAAACCGGCGTGGCGATCCTGACGCAGTCGTCTAACATCGCGATTAATCTCACGATGCAGCAACGCGGACTGCCGATTGCCTATACCATCACTGCGGGCAATCAGGCTCAACAAGGGCTTGCCAGTATCGCCCAAACTGTCATCCGCGACGACCGCGTGACCGCACTTGGCCTTTATATCGAGAGCTTCGGTGACCTCGCGGCGTTTGAGGAATTGTCGCGGCTCTCGCGCGCGTTAGGCAAACCGATTGTGGCGTTGAAGGTGGGCCGTTCGGAGGAATCGCAACTAGCGACCATTTCGCACACGGCCTCACTCGCAGGAAGCAGCGCCGGTTCGGACGCGGTATTGGCGCGGCTCGGCATTGCGCGGGTCGGCTCCCCCGCCGCACTGCTTGAAACGTTGAAGCTGTTTCACTGCCATAAACGCCTCTCCGGAGCGCGAATTGCGTCGCTGAGCTGTTCAGGTGGCGAGGCGAGCGTCATAGCGGATACCGCCGCGCAATATGGCCTGACGTTTCCACCGCTGACATCCGAGTCAACGAATACACTTTCGCAGCACCTCAGTTCACTGGTCAATCTGGCAAACCCTCTGGATTACCACACGCAAATCTGGCGCGATAAGGCGGCCATGACGGCGGTGTTCGCGGCCATGACAGGCGAGGATATCGATCTGACGCTTGTGGTGCTTGATTTCCCGCGCTTGGACAGTTGCACCGCCGATGACTGGATGATCGCGATCGAGGCGATCGAGGACGCGGCCATTCAAACGGGCCGTCCGTTTGGGGTGGTCGGGTCCATTGTCGAGAACCTTCCCGAAGCGATTGCAAAACGCTTGCTTGGCGCGGGCATTGTGCCGCTGTGCGACTTTGGCACGACCTGTGAAGCGATCAGCGCCGCGTGTATGCCGATTAACCGAGATCATCAGCCCCTGCTGCGCGCGCCCAGCTTTGCGGCTACCACCAGCGTCACCGAAGGCGATGCCAAACTGACCCTTGCAGCATACGGCATGGACGTCCCCAAAATCCGTGCAGGCATAGCGCAAGCAGATGTGGTCGATTGCGCCGAAAAGATCGGTTTTCCCGTGGTCCTAAAAGGCGAAGGTGTCGCCCATAAAACGGAGGCCGGCGCAGTAAAGCTGCACCTCGCAAACGCAGCGCAGGTCAGGGCGGCAGCGCAGGAAATGCAGGCCGAAACCTTCCTTGTCGAAGAAATGATCACCGGCACCGTCGCCGAACTCTTGATTGGCGTCGTCGCGGACCCCGCCCATGGGTTTGTCCTGACCTTGGCCGCGGGGGGGACGCTGACGGAAATTCTGGAGGACGGCCAATCCTTGCTGCTGCCCACGACGGATGCCGATATTCGCCACGCCCTGAGGCAGTTAAGAATAAACCCCCTATTGATCGGTTTTCGCGGTGGTGAGCCGGCTAACATAGATGCCATTGTCGACGCGGTTGTAAGGCTGCAAAACTTTGTCACTGACCACGCCGACGAGGTCGCCGAAATCGAAATCAATCCACTCATCTGTACAAAAGACCGTGCGATCATCGCCGATGCGCTTTTGGTGAAAGGAACAACATGA
- a CDS encoding acyl-CoA dehydrogenase family protein, whose translation MHFGLNEEQEMIVSTVRSFVENEIYPHEAVVERTGEVPPDVAQAIKQKTIDLGFYACNFPESVGGAGLSHLEFALVERELGRGSMALNHFFGRPQNILMACKEDQIERYLTPAIRGEKMDALAMTEPDAGSDVRGMKCSAKRDGGDWVLNGTKHFISGADHADFVIVFVATGEDDTPHGPKKRITTFLVDRGTPGFTIRDGYKSVSHRGYKNMILEFDNCRLPDAQVLGEVDGGFAVMNEWLYATRITVATMSVGRARRCFDMALNYAAERKQFGQQIGKYQGISFQLADMITEIDAAEHLTMAAAWRLDQGLPANREIASAKLYASEMLARVTDATLQIFGGMGLMDDFPIERFWRDARVERIWDGTSEIQRHIISRDLLRPLGA comes from the coding sequence ATGCATTTTGGATTGAACGAAGAACAAGAGATGATCGTCTCCACCGTGCGGTCCTTCGTCGAAAACGAAATCTACCCCCATGAGGCCGTGGTGGAGCGCACAGGCGAAGTCCCCCCTGACGTTGCGCAGGCGATCAAACAAAAGACGATCGATCTTGGGTTTTATGCCTGCAACTTCCCTGAAAGCGTTGGGGGGGCCGGTCTGTCGCATCTTGAATTTGCGCTGGTTGAACGCGAGCTGGGGCGTGGCTCGATGGCGCTGAACCACTTCTTCGGGCGGCCGCAGAATATCTTGATGGCCTGCAAAGAGGATCAGATCGAACGCTACCTCACCCCCGCCATTCGCGGCGAAAAGATGGATGCGTTGGCCATGACCGAACCCGATGCCGGGTCTGATGTTCGGGGCATGAAATGTTCGGCGAAACGCGACGGCGGTGATTGGGTTTTGAACGGAACCAAGCATTTCATCTCTGGCGCGGATCACGCGGATTTTGTGATCGTCTTTGTGGCAACAGGCGAAGACGACACGCCGCACGGCCCCAAAAAGCGCATCACAACCTTTCTGGTAGACCGCGGCACGCCCGGTTTCACCATCCGCGATGGCTACAAATCGGTCTCGCACCGTGGCTACAAGAACATGATCCTCGAATTTGACAACTGCCGCCTGCCGGATGCGCAGGTTCTAGGCGAGGTCGATGGTGGCTTTGCGGTGATGAACGAATGGCTTTACGCCACGCGGATCACAGTCGCCACGATGTCTGTAGGGCGCGCACGTCGTTGTTTTGACATGGCATTGAATTACGCGGCTGAACGCAAACAGTTTGGTCAGCAGATCGGCAAATATCAGGGCATCAGCTTTCAACTTGCCGACATGATCACCGAGATTGATGCGGCAGAGCACCTAACAATGGCGGCGGCGTGGCGGTTGGATCAGGGTCTGCCTGCCAACCGCGAAATCGCCAGTGCAAAGCTTTATGCGTCAGAAATGCTGGCGCGGGTGACGGATGCCACGCTGCAAATCTTTGGTGGCATGGGCTTGATGGATGATTTCCCCATCGAACGCTTCTGGCGTGATGCGCGGGTTGAACGGATTTGGGATGGGACATCTGAAATCCAGCGCCACATTATCAGCCGCGATCTATTGCGCCCCCTTGGCGCATAG
- a CDS encoding GlxA family transcriptional regulator yields the protein MHQQTKSPFETLKIDVLLFDGFSNHCLANTLEPFRAANSITGQARYEWRLLSLAGGLVRSSSGMLVQTEMATATKPPCDYLMVTASYGHLALCSSQVLSALRSLCANAKCLVGLDTGAWLLAAAGQLNDRPATIHGHLFECFSETFTQVDARQERFVIDGNRITCGGAMASFDLVLSLIGEHCGEIIRLDVAALFLHQSNQPFRTADTKPVRSKLVSRALVLMDENIEAPVPIPVIAQHLGCSLKSLQRRFARSLDATPGQVYRHRRLIAARSLAESTDLSIAEIAARCGYENASSMTRAFKTQFGKTPMDMRTD from the coding sequence ATGCACCAACAGACAAAATCGCCGTTCGAAACCTTAAAAATCGACGTGCTGCTTTTCGATGGATTTTCCAACCATTGCCTGGCCAACACGTTGGAACCGTTTCGCGCTGCAAACAGCATTACCGGGCAGGCGCGCTATGAATGGCGACTGCTTTCACTTGCAGGTGGCCTAGTACGCTCATCAAGTGGGATGCTGGTTCAAACCGAGATGGCCACAGCGACGAAGCCACCCTGTGATTACCTCATGGTGACAGCCAGCTATGGCCACCTCGCATTGTGTAGCAGTCAGGTGCTGTCTGCCCTGCGGTCCCTTTGCGCAAACGCAAAATGTCTGGTGGGGCTCGATACGGGGGCTTGGCTGTTGGCGGCGGCGGGGCAGTTGAACGACAGGCCCGCGACAATTCATGGGCATCTGTTCGAATGCTTTTCAGAGACGTTTACGCAGGTAGATGCCCGGCAAGAACGGTTTGTGATAGATGGCAATCGGATCACCTGCGGTGGTGCCATGGCGTCCTTTGACTTGGTGCTTTCTCTGATTGGGGAGCACTGCGGCGAGATCATACGCCTCGATGTCGCGGCGCTTTTTTTGCATCAGAGCAACCAGCCGTTTAGGACCGCCGATACCAAGCCTGTGCGCTCCAAACTGGTTTCTCGGGCGCTCGTCCTTATGGATGAGAATATTGAAGCGCCGGTGCCGATCCCGGTTATCGCGCAGCACCTTGGCTGTTCGCTGAAAAGCCTGCAAAGGCGGTTTGCACGCAGTTTGGATGCGACGCCGGGTCAAGTCTATCGGCATAGACGCCTGATCGCTGCGAGAAGCTTGGCCGAAAGCACCGATCTTTCCATCGCCGAGATTGCGGCGCGCTGCGGTTACGAAAACGCAAGTTCCATGACACGGGCCTTCAAGACCCAGTTCGGCAAGACGCCTATGGATATGAGAACCGACTGA
- a CDS encoding carnitine 3-dehydrogenase, whose amino-acid sequence MTKTAAIIGGGVIGGGWAARFALSGWDVAIFDPDPEAERKISEVMANARRSLPALSEVALPPEGQVKIVPTIADAVAGADWIQESAPERLEMKHKIFNEIQTHCHKDALIGSSTSGFKPSELQQGARHPSQIFVAHPFNPVYLLPLIELVGDVATTTRAHAVLAELGMKPLKVRKEIDAHVADRFLEAVWREALWLIKDGIATTEEIDDAIRFGFGLRWGQMGLFETYRIAGGEAGMAHFIEQFGPCLQWPWTKLMDVPELTDELVQMIASQSDAQSGAHTIRELERIRDDNLVSMMRSLKGRDWGAGALLNSHDARLEANADPDFTKPIISVARAIPIDWTDYNGHMNESRYGQLWSDAADALMRMIGADAAYVKSGFSYFTADTHTKFRNECHAGDNVTVVTTILEGAGKKLRLFHELKNADGDVVATCNQFLLHVSLETRKSCDPAPHVSDKLTSIIAAQAALPKPELS is encoded by the coding sequence ATGACCAAAACAGCAGCAATCATCGGTGGTGGAGTCATTGGCGGCGGTTGGGCCGCGCGGTTTGCCTTGTCTGGTTGGGACGTCGCGATTTTCGACCCTGATCCTGAAGCCGAACGCAAAATCAGCGAAGTCATGGCGAACGCGCGACGATCCTTGCCCGCCTTGTCCGAGGTCGCTTTGCCGCCGGAGGGGCAGGTTAAAATCGTCCCCACAATTGCCGATGCCGTCGCAGGCGCAGACTGGATCCAGGAAAGCGCGCCCGAACGGCTTGAGATGAAGCACAAGATCTTTAACGAGATCCAGACCCATTGCCACAAAGACGCGCTTATCGGGTCTTCGACGTCAGGGTTCAAACCCTCCGAGCTTCAGCAAGGGGCGCGGCACCCCAGCCAGATTTTCGTCGCGCACCCGTTCAACCCTGTCTACCTGCTGCCGCTCATCGAACTGGTCGGTGACGTTGCCACGACCACACGCGCGCATGCGGTGCTCGCTGAGCTCGGCATGAAACCACTGAAAGTGCGCAAGGAAATCGACGCACACGTGGCCGATCGCTTTCTCGAAGCGGTCTGGCGCGAGGCGCTTTGGCTGATCAAGGACGGGATCGCCACAACCGAAGAAATTGATGACGCGATCCGGTTTGGCTTTGGCTTGCGGTGGGGACAGATGGGCCTGTTTGAGACCTACCGCATTGCGGGCGGCGAGGCCGGGATGGCCCATTTCATCGAACAGTTCGGGCCCTGCCTGCAATGGCCTTGGACCAAATTGATGGATGTGCCTGAGCTTACGGACGAGTTGGTGCAAATGATCGCCAGCCAATCGGACGCGCAATCAGGCGCACATACGATCCGCGAACTTGAACGCATTCGCGACGACAATCTGGTGTCGATGATGCGATCCCTAAAGGGCCGTGATTGGGGCGCAGGTGCATTGTTGAACTCGCATGACGCCCGCCTTGAGGCCAACGCCGACCCCGACTTTACCAAACCCATCATCAGTGTCGCCCGCGCCATTCCGATTGATTGGACAGATTACAACGGGCACATGAACGAAAGCCGCTATGGGCAGCTGTGGTCAGATGCGGCCGACGCACTCATGCGCATGATCGGGGCCGATGCCGCCTACGTCAAATCGGGCTTCAGCTACTTTACCGCCGACACCCACACCAAGTTTCGCAATGAATGCCATGCCGGCGACAACGTCACCGTGGTCACCACCATTCTTGAGGGTGCGGGCAAAAAGCTGCGGCTGTTCCATGAATTGAAAAATGCGGATGGCGATGTGGTAGCAACCTGCAACCAGTTCCTGCTGCACGTCAGTTTGGAAACCCGCAAATCCTGCGACCCTGCCCCGCACGTCAGTGACAAACTCACATCAATCATCGCGGCCCAAGCCGCCCTGCCAAAGCCGGAGCTTAGCTGA
- a CDS encoding carnitinyl-CoA dehydratase: MTSPVKTRREGAVLEITLDRPKANAIDLQTSRLLGETFAAFRDDPDLRVAIITGEGSKFFCPGWDLKAAADGDDVDGDYGVGGFGGLQELRDMNKPVIAAVNGICCGGGLELALSADIILAADHASFALPEITSGTVADAASIKLPKRIPYHIAMEMLFTGRWLDAEEANRWGFVNRIHAADDLMAQAWDMARKLASGPPLVFAAIKEIVRDSEDSKFQDAMNRITKRQLKTVDVLYGSEDNAEGARAFTEKRDPVWKGR, encoded by the coding sequence ATGACAAGTCCTGTTAAAACGCGCCGCGAGGGTGCCGTACTTGAGATTACTTTGGACCGCCCAAAGGCCAATGCCATTGATCTGCAAACCAGCCGTCTTCTGGGCGAAACCTTTGCTGCCTTTCGCGATGACCCTGATTTGCGCGTTGCGATTATCACAGGGGAAGGTTCGAAATTCTTCTGCCCGGGTTGGGATTTGAAAGCCGCCGCTGATGGCGACGACGTTGATGGCGATTACGGCGTGGGCGGTTTCGGTGGCCTTCAGGAATTGCGCGACATGAACAAACCGGTGATCGCTGCGGTGAATGGTATTTGTTGTGGCGGCGGACTTGAATTGGCCCTGTCAGCCGACATCATCTTGGCGGCAGATCATGCAAGTTTTGCCTTGCCCGAGATCACCTCTGGCACCGTGGCCGACGCCGCGTCGATCAAATTGCCCAAGCGCATTCCATACCACATCGCAATGGAAATGCTGTTTACAGGCCGCTGGCTGGACGCCGAAGAAGCCAACCGCTGGGGGTTTGTGAACCGCATCCATGCCGCGGATGATCTGATGGCACAGGCGTGGGATATGGCCCGCAAGTTGGCGTCGGGTCCGCCGCTGGTCTTCGCCGCGATCAAAGAAATTGTGCGCGATTCAGAGGATAGCAAATTTCAGGATGCCATGAACCGGATCACCAAACGCCAGCTAAAAACTGTCGACGTCCTTTACGGGTCCGAGGATAACGCCGAAGGGGCGCGCGCCTTTACAGAGAAACGGGACCCGGTTTGGAAAGGGCGCTGA
- a CDS encoding ABC transporter ATP-binding protein yields the protein MITKYGPYYKSQFWGTQTGGADALKKEPIGTTEQAGDADSAGQHEAIRVTDLHKSFGTLEVLKGVSLTAQKGDVVAIIGGSGSGKSTFLRCINFLETPSAGQIVVNGEEIKMRQDGSPVDRRQIERIRTRLGMVFQAFNLWTHRTLLENVIEVPVYVLKVPRSEAIKRARVLLERVGLGDKADTFPAFLSGGQQQRAAIARALAVEPSVMLFDEPTSALDPELVGEVLTVIRDLAAEGRTMLLVTHEMKFAREVATHVVYLFEGRIEEQGPPEELFGNPQSARLQQFLQTVG from the coding sequence ATGATTACGAAATACGGGCCTTACTACAAGTCACAATTTTGGGGCACACAAACGGGGGGCGCGGACGCTTTGAAGAAAGAGCCGATCGGAACCACGGAACAGGCCGGAGATGCAGATAGCGCGGGGCAACATGAGGCCATAAGGGTTACTGACCTGCACAAGTCCTTCGGCACGCTGGAGGTTCTTAAAGGCGTCTCTCTCACCGCACAAAAGGGCGATGTTGTTGCTATTATCGGCGGCAGCGGCTCGGGGAAATCGACCTTCCTGCGGTGTATCAATTTTCTAGAAACCCCAAGCGCGGGTCAGATCGTCGTCAACGGCGAAGAGATTAAGATGCGCCAAGACGGCTCGCCCGTCGACCGGCGGCAGATCGAACGCATCCGGACCCGCCTTGGCATGGTCTTTCAAGCCTTCAACCTTTGGACCCACCGCACCCTGCTGGAGAACGTCATCGAGGTCCCGGTCTATGTGCTTAAGGTGCCCCGGAGTGAAGCGATCAAGCGCGCGCGGGTACTTCTTGAGCGGGTCGGTCTGGGCGACAAGGCTGATACCTTTCCAGCATTCCTATCCGGCGGCCAGCAGCAGCGCGCGGCCATTGCCCGTGCCCTCGCGGTGGAACCCAGCGTGATGCTCTTTGACGAGCCGACCAGCGCGCTCGACCCCGAGTTGGTGGGCGAGGTGCTGACGGTCATCCGTGATCTGGCCGCCGAAGGGCGCACCATGCTGCTTGTGACCCATGAGATGAAATTCGCCCGCGAGGTCGCGACCCATGTCGTCTACCTTTTCGAGGGCCGCATCGAAGAACAGGGACCGCCGGAAGAGCTTTTCGGCAATCCTCAATCCGCCCGGCTTCAGCAGTTTTTGCAGACTGTCGGTTAA
- a CDS encoding transporter substrate-binding domain-containing protein produces MTLKKLMTTALATAIVSAGAVAAEEVKIGIAAEPYPPFASLNASGEWEGWEVEVINAVCAAAELDCVITPVAWDGIIPSLTGQQVDAIMASMSITEERQQTIDFSDPYYNTPAVIVADKSMDIEPTPESLAGKIIGIQASTIHQAYANEYFGDAAEIRVYQTQDEANQDLVSGRIDATQADSIAMADFVNSDIGTCCEIKGPVKNDEAILGKGVGAGVRKGDDALRESLNKGIAKILEDGTHEEITGRYFDTSIYAE; encoded by the coding sequence ATGACACTCAAGAAACTTATGACGACTGCACTCGCGACCGCAATTGTAAGCGCAGGTGCTGTGGCCGCCGAAGAGGTCAAGATCGGCATCGCTGCTGAGCCTTATCCCCCCTTTGCCTCGCTCAACGCTTCTGGCGAATGGGAAGGGTGGGAAGTTGAGGTTATCAACGCGGTTTGCGCCGCGGCCGAATTGGATTGCGTGATCACGCCCGTCGCTTGGGACGGTATTATCCCCTCGCTGACCGGCCAGCAGGTCGATGCAATCATGGCCTCCATGTCGATCACCGAAGAGCGTCAGCAGACGATTGATTTCTCCGATCCCTACTACAACACGCCCGCAGTGATCGTGGCGGATAAGTCGATGGACATTGAACCTACGCCCGAGTCCCTCGCCGGTAAGATCATCGGCATCCAAGCCTCAACAATTCACCAAGCCTATGCCAACGAATATTTCGGCGATGCGGCAGAAATCCGGGTGTATCAGACGCAGGACGAAGCCAATCAGGATCTCGTCTCGGGTCGGATCGACGCCACGCAGGCCGACAGCATTGCGATGGCAGATTTCGTCAACTCCGACATCGGCACCTGCTGCGAAATCAAGGGGCCGGTAAAGAATGACGAGGCCATCTTGGGCAAAGGTGTCGGCGCTGGCGTCCGCAAGGGCGATGATGCGCTGCGCGAGAGCCTTAACAAAGGCATCGCGAAAATCCTCGAAGATGGCACCCACGAAGAGATCACCGGGCGCTATTTCGATACCAGCATCTACGCTGAGTAA
- a CDS encoding ABC transporter permease, which translates to MEFFFETLGLTESAKLLSLSPPGWGGNLLRGLANSLQIAFGAFGFGLLIGLFGAYGKLYGGVVLRDLLAVYTTVIRAVPELVLILILYYVGTDLINQLSQAMGYGRVEISGVVAGIWVLGVVQGAYATEVLRGAIQAIPPGQIEAARAYGMPPLMLMRRVTIPAMMSFATPGLANLWLIATKDTALLAIVGFSELTLETRQAAASTRAYFTFFLAAGALYLIVTLCSGVVFARIEKWARRGQPSLKGASR; encoded by the coding sequence GTGGAGTTCTTCTTCGAAACGCTCGGTCTGACCGAAAGTGCGAAACTCTTGTCCCTCAGCCCGCCGGGCTGGGGAGGCAACCTTCTGCGCGGGCTCGCGAACTCTTTGCAGATCGCGTTCGGCGCTTTCGGCTTTGGTCTGTTGATCGGGCTCTTTGGAGCATACGGCAAGCTTTATGGCGGGGTGGTCCTGCGCGACCTCCTCGCTGTCTACACGACTGTGATCCGGGCGGTGCCTGAACTGGTGCTAATCTTGATCCTCTATTACGTCGGTACCGACCTTATCAATCAGCTCTCGCAGGCGATGGGCTATGGCCGTGTCGAGATCAGTGGTGTTGTCGCCGGTATCTGGGTGCTCGGCGTGGTACAGGGCGCCTATGCCACCGAGGTGTTGCGCGGCGCGATCCAAGCCATTCCACCGGGCCAGATTGAGGCGGCGCGCGCTTATGGCATGCCGCCGCTGATGCTGATGCGCCGGGTTACGATCCCCGCGATGATGTCTTTTGCCACGCCGGGCCTTGCGAACCTGTGGCTTATTGCCACGAAAGATACCGCATTGTTGGCCATCGTCGGCTTTAGCGAATTGACGTTGGAGACCCGACAGGCCGCCGCCAGCACCCGCGCCTATTTCACCTTCTTCCTCGCAGCGGGCGCGCTCTATCTAATTGTGACGCTTTGTTCGGGTGTGGTCTTTGCCCGCATCGAAAAATGGGCGCGGCGCGGCCAGCCGTCGCTGAAAGGAGCGAGCCGATGA
- a CDS encoding BKACE family enzyme, whose translation MPLHMTRDVFITCAVTGSGSSQDRSPHVPRSPEQIANSAIAAAKAGAAIVHCHVRDPETGVPSRDPKLYREVTDRIRDADVDVVLNLTAGMGGDIVFGPPSAPLPLSEATDMVSAEERLVHIEDCLPEICTLDCGTMNFAEADYVMTNTPGMLTTMGARMEALGVKPEIEAFDTGHLWYAKQLVKDGVLSSPALVQLCMGIPWGAPNDLNTFMAMVNNVPHDWNWSAFSIGRDEMPYVAASVLAGGHVRVGLEDNLWLGKGELATNEALVSRAVSIIENMGATIMGPDAVRQKLGLTKQAPR comes from the coding sequence ATGCCCCTGCACATGACCCGTGATGTTTTCATCACCTGCGCCGTGACCGGATCAGGCAGCAGCCAAGATCGCTCACCCCATGTTCCCCGCAGCCCCGAGCAGATTGCCAATTCGGCCATCGCCGCCGCCAAGGCCGGAGCCGCGATTGTGCATTGTCACGTACGCGACCCCGAAACCGGCGTTCCCTCACGTGATCCGAAACTCTACCGCGAAGTGACAGACCGCATCCGCGATGCAGATGTCGATGTGGTCTTGAACCTGACCGCAGGCATGGGCGGTGACATAGTATTTGGCCCGCCGTCCGCGCCGCTGCCGCTGAGCGAGGCCACTGATATGGTCAGCGCCGAAGAACGGCTGGTGCATATCGAAGACTGCCTTCCAGAAATTTGCACTCTCGATTGTGGCACGATGAACTTTGCCGAAGCTGATTATGTGATGACGAACACGCCTGGCATGCTGACGACGATGGGCGCGCGTATGGAAGCGCTTGGCGTGAAGCCGGAGATTGAGGCCTTTGATACGGGGCACCTTTGGTATGCGAAACAGCTGGTTAAAGATGGCGTTTTGTCATCGCCTGCGCTGGTACAGCTGTGCATGGGCATTCCGTGGGGCGCACCCAATGACCTGAACACCTTCATGGCGATGGTCAACAATGTCCCCCACGACTGGAACTGGTCTGCGTTTTCGATTGGCCGGGATGAGATGCCTTATGTTGCCGCATCTGTTTTGGCAGGCGGGCATGTGCGCGTCGGGCTTGAGGACAACCTGTGGCTTGGCAAAGGCGAGCTCGCCACCAATGAGGCGCTTGTTTCGCGTGCCGTGTCGATCATCGAAAACATGGGGGCAACCATCATGGGCCCCGATGCCGTGCGCCAAAAACTTGGCCTGACAAAGCAGGCACCACGATGA
- a CDS encoding ABC transporter permease has product MISFRALMQPHRIVMLALLLGAVVWCAVALRWDWIPEYAPLALEGLWRTIWILVVTCVLGFLLAIPLGLAQAIGPWYLSVPARVFCTVIRGTPLLLQIWLLYYGLGSLFPQIPWIRGSELWPYLRQAWPYAVLALTLSYAGYEGEVMRGAFSSVNKGQLEAANAFGMPRFTMFRRIWLPQAIRNVLPTLGGETILQLKATPLVATITVVELYAVSSRVRSDTFIVYEPLILLAVFYMIIAGIIALMFRRFENRVPG; this is encoded by the coding sequence ATGATCTCTTTTCGCGCTCTGATGCAGCCCCATCGCATTGTCATGCTGGCGCTTTTGCTGGGCGCGGTGGTCTGGTGCGCCGTGGCGCTGCGGTGGGATTGGATACCAGAATACGCCCCACTAGCGCTTGAAGGTCTCTGGCGTACGATCTGGATATTGGTCGTTACCTGTGTGCTGGGCTTTCTTCTAGCCATCCCGCTGGGCCTCGCGCAGGCCATCGGGCCTTGGTACCTGTCCGTCCCTGCGCGGGTATTCTGCACCGTCATCCGGGGCACGCCGCTGCTCTTGCAGATCTGGCTGCTCTACTACGGCCTCGGCTCGCTTTTCCCGCAAATCCCTTGGATTCGCGGCAGTGAACTCTGGCCCTACCTGCGCCAAGCATGGCCCTACGCAGTTCTGGCGCTGACGCTGTCTTACGCGGGCTATGAAGGCGAAGTCATGCGCGGCGCGTTCTCGAGTGTGAATAAGGGACAGCTTGAGGCTGCGAATGCATTCGGGATGCCACGTTTCACCATGTTCCGCCGCATCTGGCTGCCGCAGGCCATTCGCAACGTCCTGCCGACACTGGGCGGTGAAACCATTCTGCAGCTCAAGGCCACACCTCTGGTCGCGACCATCACGGTGGTTGAGCTCTATGCCGTGTCTTCGCGCGTCCGGTCGGATACGTTTATTGTGTACGAGCCACTGATCCTGCTTGCGGTATTTTACATGATCATCGCCGGTATCATTGCGTTGATGTTTCGACGGTTCGAAAACCGGGTGCCGGGATAA